The DNA sequence ATCGATCGTCATATCTTTTCGTCAATCGGTCTAATCTATTTTGGAAAAGTTGATGAATCATTTCTTGTCCGCCCATTTTATGAATATCTTCCAGGAACTCTAAGGTAACTGATTTATAATTACGAGGAAATAGTTCTTCACCTTTAGCTGATAATTGATAGACATGTATAGGTCTTCCAATTGCTTGACGTACAAGTGTAGATTGTATATATAAATCTCTTTCTAATGTATTTAAGTGTCTTCTAACAGCCATTTCTGTTATTCCAAGCTCATTAGCAAGTTCAATAACAGTCAGACGCTTTTTGAATTTAAGCAGCCTTAAAATTTCATCACGAGTTGAAGAGGATTTATTTTGCATGTACTTTCACCATCCTCTTCTTATTGTATACGATTTTACATGTTATAACAATTAATACGTTGCAAACAGCAGGCTACCATAGCATGCTATCGTTCACTTCTAAATGCTGATACTGGACCTAATTCATTAGCTAAATAGTTTAGAACAGACGACGAAAATGTTTTAATACAGGCTATGTTTTTCTGTACTTCAGCTATTAATTGTTTATGGTTTATATGTAAATAATCATGGACAACCATTTTACGGTAACGAATTATATTTTTAAGTGCCTCACCATCATCATTTGAAACGACCTTTTCATCAATTAATATATCTATTATATCTTCATAACTTCCTGGATCTCGCATAATGAATCCATCAATGATTAAATTTCCTACATCTAGCACCGACTCAATCATAATATGTACTATTCGTTCCAATGCTAATTGTTCAATTTGTCCATTGAATGTTTGTTTACTTTCAAATAATTGCACATGATTATCTAAAAAGACTAATGTTACTTCTATTTTTTGTCTATCAACAAAATACATATGAGTCTCCTTTCAACTTACAAACTTGCACTTACCCTTATTCTACCACATCATAAGGTCCGATATTGTTGCTGCTCCCCTCCTAAATGTTCAGATACTCATAAGAAAGTTGCGTGGTTGATTCATACGATATAATATACTAATAGTAAGGAGGGAGTACATATGAGTGAACGTTTCTTTTTATATGATGAAACTGCACAAACAACGACAAGATTTGTGAGCTTCATGGGAGAGCATCAACGTTTTGATTTGGCAATTATTAAATCAGATAAATATTACGGTAAGCACCTTGTCTTAAACTTACTAAGTAATAAATTTGCTATTATAGGTCAAGACGATTTGGATGAACCTGGGTTTCTTGAGGGGGCTTATCAGCTTAGTGAAGAAGACGCACATGAATTGCGCTCATTTTTAGAAGAGATTGTATAATTCAGTCTGTTCACTGGGAATAATACCAATAGATCTAACTTTAAGCTGTTGGTATTATTCCAAAAAGTAGGTGTAGCCATCATGAATAATAATAAGAATGAATCTTACTCAGATTTTAATAATGTTGAAGCAATGAAAAATTATATAGTTCCAGAACAACTCCCTGAAGGCCCTTATGGCTCACCTCGGGGACAAGAAGAGCAAGTTGAGAATAAAAGCTCCTCATGGGAGCCAAATCAACGATATTATAGTGCTTTTAACTATGAGGTTAAATCACTACATCATGATATTCCTCGCAAATTTCCTGGTGCACACCCTCCACATGACAAATAAAGTGCTCATGTGTTATGACAAACCCTTGTCGTAAACTTTGTTTTCTATTTTTACAAATCACAAAGCTAGGTCTTTTAAACAAGGGTCTTTCAAACTTTGTGCTTTTTTACTTACTTTAAGCAACTGATGTGTACGATATGATTTTTATAGCCTTTAAAGGTAAAAGGTGCTAAACATGATTAGCCCTTATGACGAAAAGCAACAATTAATGGGAAAACAGCCGTAACAAAACAAAAGATATGGCTTAAGGCTAGTTATATGTTGGCCTCTAATACGTCATGACAATAGTATTGATACTAGCTTACTTTTTTTTATTCTTCACTTTTCGCAAGACAAAATACGCACAGCCAAAATTACAATATTCAAATAAATACTCTGAGATTGAACTAATCTTTGTATCAAATGTTGCTTTTTGATTTTGATCTTCAAAAAAGCCTCGTAACCTTAATTGATTATAGCCCCAATCCCCTACTATGTAGTCATACTTATTTAAAATATCTGAATATCTTGCTCGGAAATCCTCTTCTTTAAACCCATCTTTTATATTTTCAACTAATTCAAAACAATGGTTATTAATACAAATCATTAAATATACCTCCTACAGAAAAAGAAGTTCTTACCTTATTTTTACCATAAAAATTATAGAATTACCATTCGATTACTCTTATAAAACTGTTTCAATTGCACAATGTTAGTATATGAGGAGGTGTTTGAATTGAACAAAACGATGATACTGCTAGTCAGCATATCGAGTGCTTTTTATTTAACAGCTTGTGCAACCAATGCAGGAGAAAAACAAGCACTTTATGAAAGAAACGGTACAACAGTTAATGTTACAGATCGCAACGATTTATATAATGAAACAAACTTGAGAAACGATAGAGAGCCTACTCGTTATGGATATGTGAGACATCAGAAAAACCCTATACCTGGAAAAGATACATCATATGATCAGATGGCTAAATTAGACAAAGAACAAGCAGCTGACGTAATTGGAAAGTTATGCACTCAGCTACCGAACGTTTCAGATGTAGCCACACTCGTCACTGATGAAGAAGTATTAATCGCTTATGAAACTGAATCAGATGATAGAGACTTGATTGCCGAGCAAGTAAAGAGAACTGCAACATCAGTTGTTCCAGGCTACTACGATATTATTGTTGCAGATAATCTAGAAATAAGCAAAGAAATTGAAAGGTATGGAGCCTTGGATGCATCTAATAGTAGTATCGATAAATCACTTAGAGAAACCATTAAGAAAATGTTGACATATCCTCAAGGAACAGACTTTAATTCAAACAAATTGAAAGATCAAGACATGATGTCAAAATAAAGTTCATTATACACTAAAGTCCAGCATTGTAGCTGGACTTCTCATTTAGAAAATATTTATGCTTCCTGCGCTTTCTTTGCAGCTGCACTAACTTGTTCATCGGCATGATATGAAGAGCGAACAAGCGGACCAGACTCACAATGACTAAAGCCTTTACTTAACGCAATTTCTTTAAATTCAGCAAATTCATCAGGGTGATAATATTTCACAACAGGTAAATGACTCTTAGAAGGTTGTAAATATTGCCCAATTGTAAGAATATCAACTTGATTTTCTCGTAAATCATCCATAGCCTCTATAAGATCTTCCTTCGTTTCACCTAAGCCAATCATAATACTTGACTTAGTTGGAATATCTGGCTGCATTTCTTTCGCTCTTCTTAAAAATTCTAAAGAACGCTCATATTTTGCTCTAGCCCTTACTCGATCCGATAATCGCTTAACTGTTTCAATGTTATGATTTAATATATCGGGACGTGCATCCATTAATGTTTTCAAATTATCATATTTTCCTCCCATATCGGAAGGGAGCACCTCTATAGATGTAAGTGGGCTTTTCCTTCTAATAGCCCGAACAGTTTCTGCAAACACTTCACTTCCACCATCTTTTAAATCATCACGTGCAACAGCTGTAACGACCACATGCTTTAAATTCATTAACTGGACAGAATCAGCAACACGTTCAGGCTCTTGCCAGTCAAGCTCTGTAGGCAAGCCTGTTTTTACTGCACAAAAACGACACGCTCTCGTACATATATCTCCTAAAATCATAAATGTCGCCGTTCTTCGCTCAGCCCAACATTCGTGTATATTTGGGCACTTCGCTTCTTCACATACAGTATGTAGCTTCTTTTCTCGCATCATTTTTTTAAGGCCTGTATAATTTTCGTTCGTAT is a window from the Bacillus sp. SM2101 genome containing:
- a CDS encoding YhcN/YlaJ family sporulation lipoprotein, with product MNKTMILLVSISSAFYLTACATNAGEKQALYERNGTTVNVTDRNDLYNETNLRNDREPTRYGYVRHQKNPIPGKDTSYDQMAKLDKEQAADVIGKLCTQLPNVSDVATLVTDEEVLIAYETESDDRDLIAEQVKRTATSVVPGYYDIIVADNLEISKEIERYGALDASNSSIDKSLRETIKKMLTYPQGTDFNSNKLKDQDMMSK
- a CDS encoding YutD family protein, translated to MICINNHCFELVENIKDGFKEEDFRARYSDILNKYDYIVGDWGYNQLRLRGFFEDQNQKATFDTKISSISEYLFEYCNFGCAYFVLRKVKNKKK
- a CDS encoding cytosolic protein, with the translated sequence MNNNKNESYSDFNNVEAMKNYIVPEQLPEGPYGSPRGQEEQVENKSSSWEPNQRYYSAFNYEVKSLHHDIPRKFPGAHPPHDK
- the lipA gene encoding lipoyl synthase produces the protein MANKQEYKRKPEWLKIKLNTNENYTGLKKMMREKKLHTVCEEAKCPNIHECWAERRTATFMILGDICTRACRFCAVKTGLPTELDWQEPERVADSVQLMNLKHVVVTAVARDDLKDGGSEVFAETVRAIRRKSPLTSIEVLPSDMGGKYDNLKTLMDARPDILNHNIETVKRLSDRVRARAKYERSLEFLRRAKEMQPDIPTKSSIMIGLGETKEDLIEAMDDLRENQVDILTIGQYLQPSKSHLPVVKYYHPDEFAEFKEIALSKGFSHCESGPLVRSSYHADEQVSAAAKKAQEA
- a CDS encoding metalloregulator ArsR/SmtB family transcription factor, which codes for MQNKSSSTRDEILRLLKFKKRLTVIELANELGITEMAVRRHLNTLERDLYIQSTLVRQAIGRPIHVYQLSAKGEELFPRNYKSVTLEFLEDIHKMGGQEMIHQLFQNRLDRLTKRYDDRLKNKTFEEKIKELASIQNENGYMAEIEQKDDDVFYINEFNCPISEVAEHYEQACACELQLFKDVLKTDVTACSCLAKGDDYCRYEVKKPSVNRKK
- a CDS encoding DUF86 domain-containing protein, whose product is MYFVDRQKIEVTLVFLDNHVQLFESKQTFNGQIEQLALERIVHIMIESVLDVGNLIIDGFIMRDPGSYEDIIDILIDEKVVSNDDGEALKNIIRYRKMVVHDYLHINHKQLIAEVQKNIACIKTFSSSVLNYLANELGPVSAFRSER
- a CDS encoding DUF3055 domain-containing protein, whose translation is MSERFFLYDETAQTTTRFVSFMGEHQRFDLAIIKSDKYYGKHLVLNLLSNKFAIIGQDDLDEPGFLEGAYQLSEEDAHELRSFLEEIV